ATCTCCGACGGATCATTTTTTAAATTTTCCAGGATGGGCAATACCGGCGCAGGGTCTTTTTTTAACGCGGGTACCGCCATAGCCCAGGGCAACCGCGGCCGGGAGCCTTCGCTGGCCAGTCGCCGTACTTCGTATTTTTCGTGCCGCGACCAGGCAAGCATTTGCGCCAGCGTAGGTTCGTAATAATGTAGTAAAAAAGGCCGGATGGCAAATTCACCGGTAATGTATTGGGTAACGTGTTCCAGCGCTTTCATGGAGCTTTCGTAATGCGCCAAGCCGTAAGTTTCGATGTAATCCGGCAGAAACAAAAACTCCAACCGCCCGGCTCCGAAGCCATCCGTTTTTAGCTGCGCGATAATGGCCGGCAGCAGTTCCGCCGCTTCGGCAAAATGAGCGGGCATAAAAACGTGCAAGGCTTGAGTTGTATGCCGCATCCGCGCTTTTAACTCTTTTGTTTCAAAATCGTCCGTTAAAACCAACTCCAAAAACGCTGGTTTCCGGAAACCCGGAATCACTTTTTCTAGACTGGCAGCTACATGATTATAAAAAGCAGGCGAGTAAATATCTTTCAGCAGCGTGCTCATAAGAGGCAGGAATTTAAAACAGATTGGATGCACAAATAAACACCACAATTTCCAATTGCCCAATCCAAAACTTGCTACCAGATTCTTATTTTTTTAAAATTTCCGATATTCCCCAACTAGCATTAAGGAAGCGTCGAGCAATTTAATTATGTAAGCATTCAGCAAGATTAAAAATTCTTAAACCTAAACAAAATGAAAAGCCACAGCTACACGCACCTGACATCAGTTTGGCTGTGGAGCACCTGCTAGGGTTCCGGTTTTGCGCAGCAAAATTCCGCAGACTGAATCGAGGAAACAGAATAACGGCATCTCCTCCCCTGTTTTTAGGGGAGGTGCCGCAGGCGGAGGGGTTAACCAAGCCCGCCGGCCATGAGGCAAAATTCAGCCCGTTCAAATAAGATAGCACCTAAGCATGGAGGCAGGAACAGGCTCCATGTAAATACGGAACCATACTAAATTTTTAAAAATTACTCTTTTAGCAGCTTGTTAAAGCCGATGCGGGTTCCGGCTAAAAGCCGGAGTAAAGTCACAGACTTTACTTTGTACAAAGGCCCAAGTTTGAAAACTTGCGCTAGTAGATTTAATCTAAAAGGCAAAAACTAATTTATTCAATTCGTGATTTTTTAAATTTTTTGCGTTGCGCCAAATACAACCCCATAATCACCAGCGCGGTACCAGCAAAAGTATGCCATGTAATTGGCTCGTGCAACAAGGTATACGAGTAGCCAAAACCAAAAATCGGGCACAGAAACAACCACAACGAAGCCCGCACCGCATCTTGCTTTACCAGGTAAAACCACAATTGCAACGAAATTATAGATACGGGCACGATCAGCCAGAAAACTGCTTCCCAAAAAGCAACATCAAAGTGGGTATGGGTGTAATCCGTAAAATACAAGGTAAACGGCAGCAAACACAAACCGCCCAGTAAAACCTGCCAGCCATTAATCACCAGGGTAGCCAGTTGCCATTTTACCTGCGCGTAATACACCGTAGCCGCCGACACCGACACCATGCCGGCAAGTAAAATAAGTAAGCCCCGGGTAGTAGCAAAACTGTTTTCCAGTAAAGGATAAGTAGCCAGGCCAACGCCAGCTAAGCCCAGCATAATGCCTAGCCCTTCGCCCCATTTTACCGGTCGGCGCAGCCAGGCTGCCGAAAGCAAAGTAATAAATAACGGATTAGTGGCCGTAGAAAGGCTACCAATGCCCGCCGAAACTTCTTTTAAAGCCAGCACAAAAGCGCCCAGATAAATAGTAGTGTTTAATAAAGAAAAAAGCAGCAGCTGCCGCCATTCCGCACCTCGCGGGAAAGCATTCTTACCCCGCTGCCAGCCATAACAAAATGCCAGCATCAGGCCGCCAGCAATTAAAAAACGAATATTGGCTAATAATAACGGATGCGCGTGAGCCACCCCTACTTTAGTAGCAACCGAGGCCGAAGCCCACAACATGGCAAATAGCACCCCGGGTAATACGTTTCGCATAAACTAACAACTACAAATAACAGGTTCGCGGCAAAGGTATTTATTATATGGTGATTTTTGCACAGTACTCAGGGCTCCAGAAGATGAAATGGTTTATAAAACAAAAATGCCATCACGAAAGATGGCATTTTTAAAAAATTAGCAAGCAAAGTTTATCTTAGCTTTTCTTCAACTCTTTTACGGCGATGTTTCTCCAGCGTACTTTAATGCCACCGCCATCGTGGATTTGCAAGGCAATTACGCCATCGCGGCTGCCAATTTGCTCATCGGTTAATTCAATCATTTGAGTGCCGTTTACCCAGGTGGTTACTTGGTTACCCACTACCCGGATTTTCATTTTGTTCCACTCGCCCATTTTTAAGGCTTTATCTTTTTCCGGATCAGGTTTAATGAGCCAGCCCCGGCCATAAGATTCGTAGATACCACCGGTGCTTTTGCCCGGAGGAGCTACCTCGGCTTGCCAGCCAGAAATTTTGGTACCATCCAGCGACGAATGAAAGAAAACGCCGCTGTTGCCGTCGGCTTCTTGCTTAAATTCTACCGTCAATTCAAAATCTTTAAATTTTTGGTCGGTGGCTAAATAACCGTATTGTTTATCGGGGCCGCTTTCGCAGACTAAATTGCCGTTTTCTACGTACCATTTTTCGGTGCCGTGCACTTGCCAGCCATCCAGGTTTTTGCCATTAAAAAGTTTTTTTTGCGCTTGTGCCTGGCACGTAACAGCCAGTACTACAAAGAATAAAGCAATTTTAAAAAAAGATTTGTAAGCCATAAGGGGTTTAATTGTGGTAAAATAGATTGTAAAGAAAACAAAAATTGAACATCGAACAGCCAAGTATAACAAAAGAGAATGGGTTTATCAATACTCCCGCTGATATTCTCTTGGGCTTTGTTCCCGGCTTGTACTTGCTCCGACCCTTTTAGTCCGGACCGATTAGCTTATTTTAACAATTCCCAAGTCCATAGCTTTTATAATTAATTCAACCGGTGATTTTATCTGGAGTTTACGCAAAATGTTTTTGCGGTGTGAGTTAATGGTATGCGGACTCAAAAAAAGAGTTTCGGCAATTTCAGCGGTAGATTTTCCTTCGGCAATTAACCGGATTACTTCTATTTCTCGGGAACTTAAATTTAAATTATCCGGCACCGTTTCCACGGAACCAGTATCGGCCAGGATTACTTCTAATACTTTGCTGCAAATAAACCGTTTACCCTGGGCTGTGGTCCGTACGGCTTGCAGCAACTCCTGCTCGTCACAATCTTTTAAAATATAACTGGTAACCCCCACTTTCAGGGCATTTACCACCATGTATTTTTCCGAGTTGGTGGTAATGGCCAGCAGGTACGTTTGTGGGGCGAGTTGCTGCAGCGTTTCCATTTCCGGCGCCCCGAACTCCTGCAAGAAGTTACCATCTACGGTAACTACCTGGGGTTGTAAATTTTTAATCCAGGAGGTTAATTCAGAAATATTTTCTGCTTCGCCTATTACTTCTACGCCGTGCTGGGCGGCCAATAAAGTAGCAATGCCCCGGCGGGTAAGCAAATTACTTTCGGTAACCAGCACGGAAATTTTCTTTGTATCTAAATACACCCGGTACTCCTAATTCTTTGTAAATAAATTTTAGTGCAAGTGTACGAAAAAATGTTTAGAATCATTCTAAATAGCAAAGTACCGCTGGGCTATCTGCTGCTTCCGGAAGCGCAGGAGTTACTTTTACGCTCCTCTGGTTAATCCTTGATTATCCCCAAT
The sequence above is a segment of the Adhaeribacter swui genome. Coding sequences within it:
- a CDS encoding DNA alkylation repair protein; the encoded protein is MSTLLKDIYSPAFYNHVAASLEKVIPGFRKPAFLELVLTDDFETKELKARMRHTTQALHVFMPAHFAEAAELLPAIIAQLKTDGFGAGRLEFLFLPDYIETYGLAHYESSMKALEHVTQYITGEFAIRPFLLHYYEPTLAQMLAWSRHEKYEVRRLASEGSRPRLPWAMAVPALKKDPAPVLPILENLKNDPSEIVRRSVANNLNDIAKDHPQLVLQIAAQWKGASKEVDALIKHGCRTLLKQGHPEILNHYGLSAKNIRLTSFELNTPVVHIGGNLEFVFRIKNEQTAEQLVRIEYAIYYLKQNNTHAKKVFKISERLFLPHEEVTITRRQSFRRITTRTFYPGLHRLGLILNGDEKEVKSFELSAN
- a CDS encoding DMT family transporter, with amino-acid sequence MRNVLPGVLFAMLWASASVATKVGVAHAHPLLLANIRFLIAGGLMLAFCYGWQRGKNAFPRGAEWRQLLLFSLLNTTIYLGAFVLALKEVSAGIGSLSTATNPLFITLLSAAWLRRPVKWGEGLGIMLGLAGVGLATYPLLENSFATTRGLLILLAGMVSVSAATVYYAQVKWQLATLVINGWQVLLGGLCLLPFTLYFTDYTHTHFDVAFWEAVFWLIVPVSIISLQLWFYLVKQDAVRASLWLFLCPIFGFGYSYTLLHEPITWHTFAGTALVIMGLYLAQRKKFKKSRIE
- a CDS encoding 3-keto-disaccharide hydrolase — encoded protein: MAYKSFFKIALFFVVLAVTCQAQAQKKLFNGKNLDGWQVHGTEKWYVENGNLVCESGPDKQYGYLATDQKFKDFELTVEFKQEADGNSGVFFHSSLDGTKISGWQAEVAPPGKSTGGIYESYGRGWLIKPDPEKDKALKMGEWNKMKIRVVGNQVTTWVNGTQMIELTDEQIGSRDGVIALQIHDGGGIKVRWRNIAVKELKKS
- a CDS encoding LuxR C-terminal-related transcriptional regulator encodes the protein MLVTESNLLTRRGIATLLAAQHGVEVIGEAENISELTSWIKNLQPQVVTVDGNFLQEFGAPEMETLQQLAPQTYLLAITTNSEKYMVVNALKVGVTSYILKDCDEQELLQAVRTTAQGKRFICSKVLEVILADTGSVETVPDNLNLSSREIEVIRLIAEGKSTAEIAETLFLSPHTINSHRKNILRKLQIKSPVELIIKAMDLGIVKIS